A portion of the Bdellovibrionales bacterium genome contains these proteins:
- a CDS encoding thioredoxin family protein, with product MAKYTTPGNLGSICPDFNLPGTDNNAHSLSNYSNGKGLLVMFICNHCPYVIAVQDRILALAHELIPMGLNIVAISSNDAAKYPADSFDKMKERAQEKKYPFPYLYDESQKVAKAFDAVCTPDFFLYDKDLKLVYRGRLDDSWKVPEQVTRQELRGAALKVINGESVPDQQYPSMGCSIKWKF from the coding sequence ATGGCTAAGTATACAACCCCCGGCAATCTCGGAAGCATCTGTCCTGATTTTAATCTCCCCGGCACAGATAACAATGCACACTCATTATCCAACTACAGCAACGGTAAAGGTCTGCTCGTGATGTTCATCTGTAATCACTGCCCTTACGTTATCGCCGTACAGGATCGCATCCTCGCTCTGGCTCACGAGCTCATTCCGATGGGACTCAATATCGTCGCCATTTCGTCCAACGACGCCGCAAAATATCCCGCCGACTCTTTTGACAAGATGAAAGAACGTGCGCAGGAAAAGAAGTACCCCTTCCCCTATCTTTATGACGAATCCCAAAAAGTGGCGAAAGCCTTTGATGCCGTTTGCACGCCCGACTTTTTTCTCTACGATAAAGATTTAAAATTGGTTTATCGCGGAAGACTCGATGACTCATGGAAAGTTCCCGAGCAAGTGACCCGTCAAGAACTTCGCGGAGCCGCGCTTAAAGTGATCAATGGCGAGAGTGTTCCCGATCAGCAGTACCCCTCAATGGGTTGCTCGATTAAGTGGAAGTTTTAA
- a CDS encoding transposase, whose product TMATGDMAFTKPKNKKKVLEILEKFGLKYGVTLVYHGINVNHLHLQIKLSNRYGYYKFIRAVTAAIAMAVSGVNRWNKNSSGRKFWDYRPFTRVVMGYRDSVRLNDYLQINQLEGFGVQRPIARQMVAERWKYSSS is encoded by the coding sequence CACGATGGCTACGGGAGACATGGCTTTTACGAAGCCAAAGAACAAAAAGAAGGTGTTAGAGATTCTTGAGAAGTTTGGCCTCAAGTATGGTGTGACGCTGGTCTACCACGGGATTAATGTGAATCATCTTCATCTGCAGATTAAGCTTTCCAATCGATATGGGTATTATAAGTTCATCCGCGCGGTCACGGCGGCGATTGCGATGGCCGTGAGTGGTGTGAATCGATGGAATAAAAACTCTTCGGGTCGAAAGTTTTGGGATTATCGGCCATTCACACGTGTAGTGATGGGGTATAGGGATTCGGTGCGACTGAATGATTATCTTCAGATCAATCAGCTGGAGGGCTTCGGGGTGCAGAGACCTATTGCTCGACAGATGGTGGCTGAGCGATGGAAGTACTCTAGCTCGTAA